One segment of Candidatus Micrarchaeum acidiphilum ARMAN-2 DNA contains the following:
- a CDS encoding beta-lactamase domain protein has protein sequence MKLRFLGGASEVGRSAILIDDQRRIMLDYGIKIDDVTDYPISIPDIDAAVVSHAHLDHSGSLPLLYKDMSIPTFGTAPTLKLSNLLLEDSLKLFKKNHVPPKFHKRQLNDLLKHYISLEYRKKINFSNYDITLYDAGHITGSAITLVERPRGKDTKRIVYTGDFKITPQMLHAGAEIVKSDLLIIESTYAGKSHPDRGDLIKKFVAEIRDVLDSGGNALVPAFAVGRSQELLAVLYKNGLADVTYVDGMSKSATSIVLEYQNYINNKNLLNGAAKSVNWVEDYEMRNDALSQPSVILTTAGMLNGGPVLNYITRLNSRSKIFLTGYQVDGTNGRLLLENKKLNIDNSKVAIKTPVSFYDFSAHADNNDLYEFIEKSSPNTIACVHGDSTRISEFVENLKGMGFDAYGPKVGDSIDIND, from the coding sequence ATGAAACTCAGGTTCCTTGGCGGTGCAAGCGAAGTGGGCAGATCCGCCATATTGATTGATGACCAGCGCAGGATAATGCTTGATTATGGCATAAAAATTGACGATGTAACAGATTATCCCATATCAATCCCGGACATAGACGCGGCTGTGGTCAGCCATGCGCACCTGGACCATAGCGGATCGTTGCCCCTGCTTTACAAAGACATGTCGATACCAACATTCGGCACGGCCCCCACGCTCAAGCTCTCAAACCTTTTGCTTGAGGATTCACTCAAGCTTTTTAAGAAGAATCATGTTCCTCCAAAATTTCACAAAAGGCAGCTCAACGACCTGCTAAAACACTATATAAGCTTAGAGTATCGCAAGAAGATAAACTTCAGCAACTACGATATTACCCTCTACGACGCTGGCCACATAACAGGCAGCGCTATCACCCTAGTTGAAAGACCTCGCGGCAAGGATACGAAAAGGATAGTTTATACGGGCGACTTTAAGATTACACCGCAGATGTTGCACGCCGGCGCAGAAATAGTCAAAAGCGACCTGCTGATAATAGAATCGACCTATGCGGGCAAGAGCCATCCCGACCGCGGAGACCTGATAAAAAAATTCGTAGCAGAAATACGCGATGTTCTAGATAGTGGGGGAAACGCGCTGGTGCCGGCTTTCGCGGTTGGAAGAAGCCAGGAGCTGCTGGCTGTGCTTTACAAAAATGGCCTTGCAGATGTGACATATGTCGACGGCATGTCAAAAAGCGCGACGTCCATAGTCCTGGAGTATCAGAACTATATAAATAACAAAAACCTGCTTAACGGAGCAGCTAAGAGTGTCAACTGGGTTGAGGACTATGAAATGAGGAACGACGCGCTGAGCCAGCCTTCGGTGATATTGACAACCGCAGGCATGTTAAACGGCGGGCCAGTGCTGAACTACATAACCAGGCTGAATTCCAGGTCGAAGATATTCTTGACGGGATACCAGGTCGATGGGACCAATGGCAGGCTGCTGCTGGAAAACAAGAAGCTCAATATTGACAACAGCAAAGTAGCGATTAAGACGCCTGTCAGCTTCTATGATTTTTCTGCGCATGCGGACAACAACGACCTTTATGAATTTATAGAAAAGAGCTCGCCCAATACCATTGCCTGCGTGCACGGCGACAGCACTAGGATATCAGAATTCGTCGAAAACCTCAAGGGCATGGGATTCGATGCATATGGGCCCAAGGTAGGGGATTCGATAGATATAAACGATTAA
- a CDS encoding aspartate/glutamate/uridylate kinase: protein MDGEILCISLGGSVISKKDGPNVQYVDKFAELIARHGDKKLIITVGGGYTAKAYVEASRGFTSNNFLLDEIGINATRINAMLVRNAIASRTGGVFHSIPIDVEGIRRGIEVSRIVVLGGLVPGITTDAVSIIAGELAGSKTLINVSNIAYVYDRPPEEQGAKKLERITHEELIGLATKYDQRVARSNFIFDLVGAKLAGRSKMSIFFVDDSIDELGKLLEGKEHNGTVVESD, encoded by the coding sequence ATGGATGGCGAAATACTTTGCATATCGCTTGGTGGGAGCGTAATATCTAAAAAGGATGGCCCGAACGTGCAGTATGTTGACAAATTTGCAGAGCTGATTGCGCGGCACGGCGACAAGAAACTCATAATAACCGTGGGCGGAGGCTACACCGCCAAGGCGTACGTTGAAGCGTCTAGGGGATTTACCTCGAACAACTTTTTGCTGGACGAGATAGGAATAAACGCCACTAGGATAAATGCAATGCTTGTGCGTAACGCGATAGCTTCCAGAACGGGCGGGGTTTTCCATAGCATACCTATCGACGTTGAAGGGATAAGGCGCGGCATCGAGGTCAGCAGAATTGTGGTGCTCGGTGGGCTTGTGCCTGGCATAACCACAGATGCCGTTTCCATAATAGCGGGGGAGCTTGCAGGCAGCAAAACCCTAATAAACGTAAGCAACATAGCATATGTATACGACAGGCCTCCGGAGGAGCAGGGAGCCAAAAAACTAGAGAGGATTACGCACGAAGAGCTCATAGGGTTGGCCACAAAGTACGACCAGAGGGTAGCCAGATCCAACTTTATATTCGACCTTGTAGGGGCCAAGCTTGCGGGAAGGTCCAAAATGAGCATATTCTTCGTAGATGACAGCATAGACGAGCTTGGAAAGCTGCTCGAAGGCAAGGAGCACAACGGCACAGTTGTTGAAAGCGACTGA